cttcttcttcccctcgtacccttcgtccttcttcttcttcttcccctcgtacccttcgtccttcttcttcttcttcccctcgtacccttcgtccttcttcttcttcttcccctcgtacccttcgtccttcttcttcttcttcccctcgtacccttcgtccttcttcttcttcttcccctcgtacccttcgtccttcttcttcttcttcccctcgtacccttcgtccttcttcttcttcttcccctcgtacccttcgtccttcttcttcttcttcccctcgtacccttcgtccttcttcttcttcttcccctcgtacccttcgtccttcttcttcttcttcttcccctcgtacccttcgtccttcttcttcttcttcttcccctcgtacccttcgtccttcttcttcttcttcttcccctcgtacccttcgtccttcttcttcttcttcttcccctcgtacccttcgtccttcttcttcttcttcttcttcttcccctcgtacccttcgtccttcttcttcttcttcttcttcttcccctcgtacccttcgtccttcttcttcttcttcttcttcccctcgtacccttcgtccttcttcttcttcttcttcccctcgtacccttcgtccttcttcttcttcccctcgtacccttcgtccttcttcttcttcccctcgtacccttcgtccttcttcttcttcttcttcccctcgtacccttcgtccttcttcttcttcttcttcttcttcttcccctcgtacccttcgtccttcttcttcttcttcttcttcccctcgtacccttcgtccttcttcttcttcttcttcccctcgtacccttcgtccttcttcttcttcttcttcccctcgtacccttcgtccttcttcttcttcttcttcttcccctcgtacccttcgtccttcttcttcttcttcttcttcttcccctcgtacccttcgtccttcttcttcttcttcttcttcttcttcttcttcttcttcttcccctcgtacccttcgtccttcttcttcttcttcccctcgtacccttcgtccttcttcttcttcttcttcccctcgtacccttcgtccttcttcttcttcttcttcccctcgtacccttcgtccttcttcttcttcttcttcccctcgtacccttcgtccttcttcttcttcttcttcccctcgtacccttcgtccttcttcttcttcttcttcccctcgtacccttcgtccttcttcttcttcttcttcccctcgtacccttcgtccttcttcttcttcttcttcccctcgtacccttcgtccttcttcttcttcttcttcccctcgtacccttcgtccttcttcttcttcttcccctcgtacccttcgtccttcttcttcttcttcccctcgtacccttcgtccttcttcttcttcttcttcccctcgtacccttcgtccttcttcttcttcttcttcccctcgtacccttcgtccttcttcttcttcttcccctcgtacccttcgtccttcttcttcttcttcccctcgtaCCCttcgttcttcttcttcttcttcccctcgtacccttcgtccttcttcttcttcttcccctcgtacccttcttcttcttcttcttcccctcgtacccttcgtccttcttcttcttcttcccctcgtacccttcgtccttcttcttcttcttcttcccctcgtacccttcgtccttcttcttcttcttcccctcgtacccttcgtccttcttcttcttcttcccctcgtacccttcgtccttcttcttcttcttcccctcgtacccttcgtccttcttcttcttcttcccctcgtccccttcgtccttcttcttcttcttcccctcgtacccttcgtccttcttcttcttcttcccctcgtacccttcgtccttcttcttcttcttcccctcgtacccttcgtccttcttcttcttcttcccctcgtacccttcgtccttcttcttcttcttcccctcgtaCCCttcgttcttcttcttcttcttcccctcgtacccttcgtccttcttcttcttcttcttcccctcgtacccttcgtccttcttcttcttcccctcgtacccttcgtccttcttcttcttcccctcgtacccttcgtccttcttcttcttcccctcgtacccttcgtccttcttcttcttcccctcgtaCCCTTCGTCCTTCTTCCCGTATCGTTGATCCTGCATCCTTCTTCCCATACTCTTCTTCATTTATTCTTCCTTCATTTATTCTTCCCGTATCATCCATTCTTCGTCCTTCTTCCCGTATCCTTCGTTCTTCTTCCCGTATCCTTCGTCCTTCGTTCTTCTTCCCGTATCGTTGATCCTGCATCCTTCTTCCCGTACTCTTCTTCATTTATTCTTCCTTCATTTATTCTTCCCGTATCATCCATTCTTCGTCCTTCTTCCCGTACCCTTCGTCCTTCTTCCCGTATCGTTGATCCTGCATCCTTCTTCCTGTACCCTTCTTCCTTCTACATTTATTCTTCCTTCATTTATTCTTCCCGTATCATCCATTCTTCGTCCTTCTTCCCGTACCCTTCGTCCTTCATTTATTCTTTCTTCCTTCATTTATTCTTTCTTCCTTCATTTATTCTTTCTTCTTCCCGTATCATGCATTCTTCTTTTCGTACCTCTCTTCCTTCTTCCCGTATCATTCGTTCTTCCCGTATccttcctgtatttttttttatttgcttcctAGGCTCACCTGATTTATGGGGTGAGGACTCCAGTCTGTAGGGTGACCTGACCCCGGggggcgcacttttttttttttttttttacagtttttgagTCCGGTAAACGGTTTTTGTGTGCAGAAAGCCTCACAGACGAAGCCGCGCGGGGCGGAGCAGCGCAGTCTTCAGCTGTCCCATAATTAGCAATGCAACGTTTTACATGAACTGGAAATGTCATACTGGGGCTCCGTTCCTTTTTCATTGAGTAattgcataacattttttttgattTGGCTCTCCCTACATATTCACCCGTCTTGTGGGTGGGGTCTCCGGTACAGAAAGGGTGTCTATGACATTTTCTTAcccttcacccctccccctccccttttaacAGGAGAAATAAAAAACACTAGAAAATCGAAAATCAATGAATATTCAATTATTTCTGGCAGAAgactttgcacttttttttttttttttatttagaaaataacttatttttagtgtttttttttatataatttaactTATAAggtcatttgtattttttatttttatttttgtttaagatTATTACTGCATTGAACTCTGAAATAAACTATTTTACCGTGTGACGTATGGCGTGGTGTCATTGGTAACAGGAAGTGGAAACCTCTCAACCTTTTTAATTGCCTAGAGGCGGGGCGGGGCTTAGTCtgtatcatgtgactgctgtgattggctcccaaGAGCGGTCATATGATCAGGAGCCGGTCCAATGAGAAGCCCTGACCGCGCTCTCGGCATGCAACCTTCTGCTGTGTCCTCCGGCTGGGCAATAAATCCCtctatgcaggggcggactgaagactcatggggcccccaggcaatagattatgctccttgggcccctttacattacacagcaccctgcacctctgggcccctttgcattacacagcaccctgcacctctgggcccctttacattacacagcactctgggcccctgtacattgcacagcaccctgcacctctgggcccctttatattacacagcaccctgcacctctgggcccctttatattacacagcaccctgcacctctgggcccctttacattacacagcaccctgcacctctgggcccctttacattacacagcaccctgcacctctgggcccctttacattacacagcaccctgcacctctgggcccctttacattatatagcacctctgggcccctttatattatatagcacctctgggcccctttacattacacagcaacctgcacctctgggcccctttacattacacagcaccctgcacctctgggcccctttacatagcaccctgcacctctgggcccctttacatcacacagcaccctgcacctctggacccctttacatcacacagcaccctgcacctctggacccctttacatcacactgcacctctggacccctttacattacacggcaccctgcacctctgggcccctttacattacacagcaccctgcacctctggaccccttttacattacacagcaccctgcacctctgggccccttttacattacacagcaccctgcacctctgggccccttttacattacacagcaccctgcacctctgggccccttttacattacacagcaccctgcacctctgggccccttttacattacacagcaccctgcacctctgggcccctttacattacacagcaccctgcacatctggacccctttacattacacagcaccctgcacctctggacccctttacattacacagcaccctgcacctctgggccccttttacattacacagcaccctgcacctctgggcccctttacattacacagcaccctgcacatctggacccctttacattacacagcaccctgcacctctggacccctttacattacacagcaccctgcacctctgggccccttttacattacacagcaccctgcacctctgggcccctttacattacacagcaccttgcacttctgggcccctttacattacacagcaccctgcacctctggacccctttacattacacagcaccctgcacctctgggccccttttacattacacagcaccctgcacctctgggcccctttacattacacagcaccctgcacctctggacccctttacatcacactgcacctctggacccctttacattacacggcaccctgcacctctggacccctttacattacacagcaccctgcacctctgggccccttttacattacacagcaccctgcacctctgggcccctttacattacacagcaccttgcacttctgggcccctttacattgcacagcccccacagtttgttacccagacaccccctaacagttctggaccccctgcatgttacactgggggggaGATTTTGACATGCtgttcctggttttactgaggctggcaaccctgatgggagggcccccctagtggcatggggccctcgggcagtgcctgaatggtcagtctgcccctgcctcTATGATCGGAAGAACTGAAGGctaatgaatgaaaggggcggaGCCAGGGATGGTCAGGCTGGGGGGGGGTCAGCGCTAGATGATGCTGGGTGTCCccgcctccagccaggaaatgaggcggagctctatctgacttgctgcagcgtCTAATGCACAGTGTGAGAAGCTCACGGTGTACGTTAGAGACACCCCACCCCCACATGTGTACACGTTCATCTTCCATGCAGCgcgttttttctgtgtttgttgcTATGTTGGGGCACAGAAAGGCTCAGAGGGGACAGCTTGGTCGTTCCCGGGGATGCCGTTCTGTGACTTGCCCGAGCAATGCCTTGTGTCGTCTCCACCAAGGGGGCGCATGAGAGAGGGTGACAACGCAGGAGTACATTTGGGAGACGGCAGCAGTGTTGTCACCTTGCaacaggaagtgtctgaacaagaacttacattttatttgttttatttttttaatcaaagccaCAGATTTAAAAGGATAAAAACAACAGCGCAGTGTGCGTTCCCGAGAACCCGCTTCCGGCTCTTAGCGTTCTGCGAAGCgaaatctgattggctgttttttcattttcgGATGGAGGTCCAGGGATTGTTTGCGATGTGTAAAGATTGGGAATCCTGCAGCAAAGCGCCTTTCTTTTTCGTGTTCTTCTTGTCGGAGCGCCGCCTGCTGTCCCGTCTCGGTCAGAACGTTCTTAGAAGGTCTTCACATTGGGGAGAACGCACAGCATTTCGAACAGGAGGTTGGCTGCGGTCAGAGCCGTGTTCCCTGCAACATTCAACGATCGTAATTAGTGATTGGGAAACCCTTGTACTCGGAGTCCCCACTGGGGGGCGCTCTTGTACTGAGCTGACTCTGAGACGCATGTGTCAAAGAGAGGGCCCAAGGCTGAATCGGGGCCCTccaggccttgtcatgtggccctcgcacacgGTTTTACAGCCGCGACGTGACTCCATTCTGCCACCTCCGGGTCCCCACCCTCCGCTCCCCCGTCACTTCTTTTTACAAGGAACAGCTTTGCTAAGTGGCTcccggggggagagggaggggtttgtaccccctgcactctgtacatggcgcacccctaaactctacATTCTCTAAATAGCGCACCCCTAAATGCTGCACTCTGTactagcgcacccctaaactctacataacgcacccctaaactctactctgtacatagcgcacccctaaactctgtacatagcgcacccctaaactctgcattcTCTAgacagcgcacccctaaactctacactctgtacatagcgcacccttaaactctgtacatagcacactccaaaCCCTGCATTCTCCaaatagcgcacccctaaactctacactttgtacatagcgcacccctaaactctacacagcgcacccctaaactctacactctgtacatggcgcactcctaaactctgcacatagcgcacccctaaactttgaacatagcgcacccctaaactctgcactctgtacatggggcactcctaaactctgcattCTCTaaatagcgcacccctaaactctacactctgtacataactCTCCCCTGAattctacactctgtacatagcgcacccctaaactctgtattCTGTACATAGTTCATCCCTaaactctgtacataacacacccctgaaccctgcactctgtacgtagcacacccctaaaccctacactctgtacaccgcgcacccctaaactctgtacataacgcacccctgaaccctgcactctgtacgtagcacaccccttaaccctacactctgtacaccgcgcacccctaaactctgtactctgtacgtaacgcacacctgaactctgcaatctgcgcacccttgaactttgcacttagtgcactctgtacgtagcacactggACACaacgcactcctaaaccctgccctctgtacaaattgcacccctgaaccctgcactctggatGTAGCGCACCCcagatacaaccgaccctttGAGGACAACCAAACCGCTGATGCGGACCGCGATGaacttgagtttgacacccctggggtTAGACGGGCGATTTTATACTCCTAGGCCCAGTAGCCCACCATCCCCTCCTGTGGACGGGTTTTTTTTGTCCCTGAATTGCAATCCGTCTCCATAATACCGAGCCGAGGAGGCGCCACAATGACCCGAAATCTGAGGAGCCGACACCCACCTGACGGGTCGTAGATTGGGGCAACTTCCACCAGGTCACAACCTACGATGTTCATTCCCCGGCAGCCGCGGATAATCTCCAGAGCCTGGAGGGGAAAACAAGAAAAGTTTTATCTTAATGAGGAACTTCAGTCCCAGAATACATTGGCCCCGCCTCTCCCCCGCCGACATCTTTGAATATCCGGGGCGTGTACAGATGTGCCGCGGAGCCTGCGGGGTCCTAAAGACCTGCGGCACGTCTTCACACGCGCAGAGTATTGCCAAATGTCCTGATATCAGTGGACGTGAACAATGCCACAtctttagtgggaggaatagtgtcccatcattggtgtcagtgggaggaatagtgtcccatcattggtgtcagtgggaggaatagtgtcccatcattggtgtcagtgggaggaatagtgtcccatcattggtgtcagtgggaggaatagtgtcccatcattggtgtcagtgggaggaatagtgtcccatcattggtgtcagtgggaggaatagtgtccccatcattggtgtcagtgggaggaatagtgtcccatcattggtgtcagtgggaggaatagtgtcccatcattggtatcagtgggaggaatagtgccccatcattggtgtcagtgggaggaatagtgtcccatcattggtatcagttggaggaatagtgtcccatcattggtgtcagtgggaggaatagtgtccccatcattggtgtcagtgggaggaatagtgccccatcattggtgtcagtgggaggaatagtgtcccatcattggtgtcagtgggaggaatagtgtcccatcattggtgtcagtgggaggaatagtgtcccatcattggtatcagtgggaggaatagtgtcccatcattggtatcagttggaggaatagtgtcccatcattggtgtcagtgggaggaatagtgtccccatcattggtgtcagtgggaggaatagtgtcccatcattggtgtcagtgggaggaatagtgtcccatcattggtgtcagtagaaggaatagtgtcccatcattggtgtcagtgggaggaatagtgtcccatcattggtgtcagtggggggaatagtgtcccatcattggtgtcagtgggaggaatagtgtcccatcattggtgtctgtagaaggaatagtgtccctaggAACGGATAAATGCAGGTCAGAGTTTGGAGACCACAGCCTTAGAGCCAACGTTAATGATCCAGAACCCCCCCATCTCGGAATTGTCATGGAAGACCAGCTTAGGCCCGGGTTGCATTGGCCACCTCCAATCAGGAGAAGCCTCCCTCTACCCGCCCGGGGGCTGGTTTTGCCTACCTGGTGTGTTGTGAGTCCAGCAACCTCCGGTGTTCCGGTGCCGGGGGCGAACGACGGGTCGATTCCGTCAATGTCAAAAGAGATGTAAACGGGTTTGTCCCCCATCTGCTGGCGAATCTCCGACATTAGAGGAACCAAAGACTTGAACCAGCAATCCTCGGCGAAGACGACCCGGAACCCCTGAAAGACATGAGGCGGTGAGACTCCGGGCTTCACAGGGGTGGATTCTCTCATCGCCAACGTGGGCTGGGAAGGTGGCATCGTTTTGTGGTCTTTTCTTTTCTCCAAGGCCTCCAGACTAAATTTAGGGGATGGGGGTTGGGGGGGTTCCCCTTTGAAGTGGGTGGTGCCAACATACCTGGTCTCTGCAGAATTTGTAGGGGTCGGCGCTGTAGGAGGAGCCTCGGATTCCAATCTGGACCACCCTCTTGCAGTCCAAGAGACCATCATCCACGCAACGTCGGAACGGCGTCCCATGGTAGATCTTCTCGCCGAGCGCCATGTCGCCCGTGTCGGTGTGCGCGTCCACGTGTACCAAGCCCACCGGACCGTGCCTGAAGCGGGGCAACACAAACAAGGATCGTCATGTTAAATTGTATTCTCATTGGTGGgagaggaaaggctcattgatggaggtgggggagggaaggctcattgatggaggtggggagggaaggctcattgatggaggtggagggggaaggatcattgatggaggtggggggagggaaggctcattggtggaggtggggagggaaggctcattgatataggtggggagggaaggctcattgatggaggtggggaaggaaggctcattgatggagtggggaggggaaggatcattgatggaggtggggagggaaggctcattgatggaggtggggagggaaggcccattgatggaggtgggggagggaaggctcattgatggaggtgggggagggaaggctcattgatggaggtgggggagggaaggctcaatgatggaggtggggagggaaggctcagtgatggaggtggggagaaaggctcattgatggaggtgggggagggaaggctcattgatggaggtggggagggaaggctcattgatggaggtggggagggaaggctcattgatggaggtgggggagggaaggctcattgatggaggtgggggagggaaggctcattgatggaggtgggggtgggaaggctcattgatggagatggggagggaaggctcattgatggaggtggggagggaaggctcattgatggaggtgggggagggaaggctcattgatggaggtgggggagggaagtctcattgatgggggtggggagggaagactcattgatggaggtgaggagggaaggttcattgatggaggtggggagggaaggctcattgatggaggtggggagggaagactcattgatggaggtggggagggaagactcattgatggaggtggggagggaagactcattgatggaggtggggggagggaaggctcagtgatggaggtgggggagggaagtctcattgatggaggtgggggagggaaggctcattgatggaggtgggggagggaaggctcattgatggaggtggggagggaaggctcattgatggaggtggggagggaaggctcattgatggaggtggggagggaaggctcattgatggaggtggggagggaaggctcattgatggaggtgggggagggaaggctcattgatggaggtggggagggaaggctcattgatggaggtgggggagggaaggctcattgatggaggtggggggagggaaggctcattgatggaggtggaggagggaaggctcattgatggaggcggggGTTGGGCTCATTGGTCCCGCCTCCCAACTTACAGAACTTAAATGACCTTCTACTGACGGTTTGGTTATTGCTGATCAGTAGTGACAATAACGACTTACTTTTCTGCTACGGCctgaaggatggggtaagtgatgGTGTGATCTCCTCCTATGAAGACAAAAATAACATCATTCACCATCTGTATCAGCGACAGCGACCCTATCATatacagccggggggggggggggagggggctccaAACCTTTATAAATTATCGAgggctaaaaaaattaaataaaattataaacaaatataaatatatatatgtttattacaatataaatgaatatatgttttacttgtttttttattttatcagtaTATGATTTAGTACaacagtgaaaaaaaatcttcagtATAAAAGCAAACAAATTAAGAATAAACATGAGCCCACCAGAGTCCctttcagagcccccccttataaCAGAGTCCCCATCTAATCCCcccttattattactattatttatataatttgtacttttattattataatcattgttattttttattattattttttttttttattattaatattattattttattattgttattttttattattttgtttttattgttatgattgttattgttttattattattattaccattattgtatttttaaaatgaaaaatttaacaaaaatgaagtaaaagaaaaatgtaaaaaataaataaataagtaaaataaaaataaaaaaaaaacaaaatgtaaaaaataaaataaacaaaaaagaaaccaGTAAAGgaacaataaaaagaaaattgtaaaaaagataaTATATTATTTGcgttaatgttattattattattatttatttgtattattgtttttattatttttgttattattattactataactgtatttttaaaaagaaaaatgtaaaaaataaataagtaaaagaaaaatgtaaaaaaaagtgaaagaaaaacaaattgtaaaaaataaaatcaacatAAAAAGAAACCAGTAAAggaacaataaaaagaaaaatgtaaaaaagataaTATATTATTTGcgttaatgttattattattattaatttttattattgtttttattattttattattattgttattattattactactactataattgtatttttaaaaagaaaaatgtaaaaaataagtaaaagaaaaatgtaaaaa
This sequence is a window from Rana temporaria chromosome 10, aRanTem1.1, whole genome shotgun sequence. Protein-coding genes within it:
- the AGMAT gene encoding agmatinase, mitochondrial codes for the protein MANLRRICNLLRTCGPQGPACGPLSPWRQSVALRWSSRFSVARPPHRWAEFRGTPRRSLSDKKFNAPLSAEFVARPSGVCTMMKLPYQESAEGLDAAFIGVPLDTGTSNRPGARFGPRHIRAESSMVRRYNITTRSAPYESIMVADIGDVNVNLYDLKDSCRRIREAYQKIMATGCIPLTMGGDHTITYPILQAVAEKHGPVGLVHVDAHTDTGDMALGEKIYHGTPFRRCVDDGLLDCKRVVQIGIRGSSYSADPYKFCRDQGFRVVFAEDCWFKSLVPLMSEIRQQMGDKPVYISFDIDGIDPSFAPGTGTPEVAGLTTHQALEIIRGCRGMNIVGCDLVEVAPIYDPSGNTALTAANLLFEMLCVLPNVKTF